In the genome of Paludisphaera rhizosphaerae, one region contains:
- a CDS encoding PepSY domain-containing protein: MDQAYREVAEPSVDEASEVIEVEGVGEEESPRKVSPALAMARAAAERAAQAEAAAPEAKSRAWGRDALMVVRRSHLYAGLLLYPWVLLYGVTAFLFNHPGAFSDQTMIQFGRDQMKGTALEKLPAPVELASKVVAALNAKKEGASYRLLKPEAARFERGGVSASVKGADGKFYTVSIDGDGNGGMIRLTPAGAAVEGGMGGPEAKGARRGGGRGGEGGFEGRGEGGMGRGRGEAGAEGRGGEGGTGRGRGEGGAEGRGRGEGGRGGEGGFGGRGRGEGGPGGRGAEGPPAPFATTGLSIDGLPLEEIREALPTVLARVGLTGATVADLRVAPLSFQMEAEGRPWLANWSQETGAVAGRSIDDPASQAELTTRRFLLRLHTIHGYPSEFGQRWIWALIVDCMAFLMVFWGLSGIIMWWQIKRTRRIGAIALSLSTAAAVWIGVGMHGYFVNGGR; this comes from the coding sequence ATGGATCAAGCGTACCGCGAGGTTGCGGAGCCGAGCGTCGACGAGGCGAGCGAGGTGATCGAGGTCGAGGGCGTCGGGGAAGAAGAGTCGCCGAGGAAGGTCAGTCCGGCGCTGGCGATGGCTCGGGCGGCGGCCGAGCGAGCGGCGCAGGCGGAGGCGGCGGCTCCCGAGGCGAAGTCGCGAGCCTGGGGGCGGGACGCGTTGATGGTGGTGCGGAGGTCGCACCTGTATGCGGGGCTGCTGCTGTATCCCTGGGTGCTGCTTTACGGGGTGACGGCCTTCCTGTTCAACCACCCGGGGGCCTTTTCGGATCAGACGATGATCCAGTTCGGCCGTGACCAGATGAAGGGGACGGCGCTGGAGAAGCTCCCCGCGCCGGTTGAACTCGCCTCGAAGGTGGTGGCCGCCCTGAACGCGAAGAAGGAGGGGGCGTCGTACCGGCTGCTCAAGCCCGAGGCCGCGCGGTTCGAGCGCGGCGGCGTGAGCGCGAGCGTCAAAGGAGCCGACGGCAAGTTCTACACGGTCTCCATCGACGGCGACGGCAACGGCGGCATGATCCGACTGACCCCCGCCGGCGCGGCCGTCGAAGGCGGCATGGGCGGCCCTGAAGCGAAGGGAGCCCGTCGCGGAGGGGGACGCGGCGGCGAGGGTGGCTTCGAAGGTCGCGGCGAGGGCGGCATGGGCCGCGGCCGCGGCGAAGCGGGAGCCGAAGGACGCGGCGGCGAGGGCGGCACGGGACGCGGACGTGGCGAGGGGGGAGCTGAAGGCCGGGGACGCGGTGAAGGAGGCCGAGGCGGCGAGGGCGGCTTCGGAGGCCGCGGGCGCGGCGAAGGCGGTCCTGGAGGACGGGGTGCCGAGGGGCCGCCGGCTCCCTTCGCAACCACTGGCCTGTCGATCGACGGCCTGCCGCTGGAGGAGATCCGCGAAGCGCTGCCGACGGTGCTGGCTCGCGTCGGCCTGACTGGGGCCACGGTGGCCGACCTTCGCGTCGCCCCGCTGTCGTTCCAGATGGAGGCCGAAGGGCGTCCCTGGCTGGCGAACTGGAGCCAGGAGACCGGCGCCGTCGCCGGCCGGTCGATCGACGATCCCGCCTCGCAGGCCGAGTTGACCACCCGCCGGTTCCTGCTCCGGCTGCACACGATCCACGGCTATCCGTCGGAGTTCGGCCAGCGCTGGATCTGGGCGTTGATCGTGGACTGCATGGCCTTCCTGATGGTCTTCTGGGGCCTCTCGGGCATCATCATGTGGTGGCAGATCAAGCGGACCCGCCGCATCGGGGCGATCGCCCTGTCGCTGAGCACCGCCGCCGCCGTCTGGATCGGCGTGGGAATGCACGGCTACTTCGTCAACGGGGGACGATAA
- a CDS encoding DUF1501 domain-containing protein, whose product MLTLWGPGGKGRYCDGMSRRSFIQVGGLAMGGLSLPQMFAAGARGDSALDARKSVIMIYLTGGLAHQDTVDPKPDAPEGVRGEFKPIATSLPGVFLSELMPRTAAIMDKVAIIRSLVGQVDEHSSFQSMTGFPMGISQREGRPHFGSIVSKIQGPVNPVVPPFVDLAPVMQHRPYNTPGPGMAGTSHKGAKMEGDDLALLKPPADMAPDRFAGRRDLLGRFDAFRNSVDGSAVEGMGSCYKQAFDVLTSDALAKALDVEREDPTLRARYGIGSPKHLGDGGPMWNDQFLIARRLVEAGARCVTLSYGFWDTHGNNFNHLRNVMPLFDQGVSALVQDLHARGLDRDCTLVVWGEFGRTPKINAQAGRDHWAPVNSAILAGGGMKVGQVIGSTDKIGAHAAARPVHFRDVLATVYHNLGLDPHAVLHDKGNRPVNILPPENEPIAELI is encoded by the coding sequence ATGTTGACTCTCTGGGGACCGGGCGGGAAAGGGCGGTATTGCGACGGGATGTCGCGGCGCTCGTTCATCCAGGTTGGCGGGCTGGCGATGGGGGGGCTCTCGCTGCCGCAGATGTTCGCGGCGGGGGCTCGCGGCGATTCCGCGCTCGACGCTCGCAAGTCGGTCATCATGATCTACCTGACGGGCGGGCTGGCCCATCAGGACACCGTCGACCCCAAGCCCGACGCCCCCGAAGGCGTCCGGGGCGAGTTCAAGCCCATCGCGACGAGCCTCCCCGGCGTCTTCCTCAGCGAGTTGATGCCCCGCACGGCCGCGATCATGGACAAGGTCGCGATCATCCGGTCGCTGGTCGGCCAGGTGGACGAGCACTCCAGCTTCCAGAGCATGACCGGCTTCCCCATGGGGATCTCCCAGCGCGAGGGGAGGCCGCACTTCGGGTCGATCGTTTCGAAGATCCAGGGGCCGGTGAACCCCGTGGTCCCGCCGTTCGTCGACCTGGCCCCGGTGATGCAGCACCGCCCTTATAACACGCCCGGCCCGGGGATGGCCGGCACGTCGCACAAGGGGGCGAAGATGGAGGGGGACGATCTGGCCCTCCTGAAACCTCCCGCCGACATGGCCCCCGACCGCTTCGCCGGCCGTCGCGACCTCCTCGGCCGGTTCGACGCCTTTCGCAACTCCGTCGACGGCTCGGCCGTCGAAGGAATGGGCTCGTGCTACAAGCAGGCGTTCGACGTGCTCACGTCCGACGCCCTGGCGAAGGCCCTCGACGTCGAGCGCGAGGACCCGACCCTCCGCGCCCGCTACGGCATCGGCTCGCCCAAGCACCTGGGCGACGGCGGCCCCATGTGGAACGACCAGTTCCTCATCGCCCGGCGACTCGTCGAGGCCGGCGCACGCTGCGTGACCCTCTCATACGGCTTCTGGGACACCCACGGCAACAACTTCAACCACCTGCGCAACGTGATGCCGCTCTTCGATCAGGGAGTCTCCGCCCTGGTGCAGGACCTCCACGCGCGGGGCCTCGACCGCGATTGCACGCTAGTCGTCTGGGGCGAGTTCGGCCGGACGCCGAAGATCAACGCCCAGGCCGGCCGCGACCACTGGGCCCCCGTGAACTCGGCGATCCTCGCCGGCGGCGGCATGAAGGTCGGCCAGGTGATCGGCTCGACCGACAAGATCGGAGCCCACGCCGCCGCTCGCCCCGTCCACTTCCGCGACGTCCTGGCCACCGTCTACCACAACCTCGGCCTCGACCCCCACGCCGTCCTCCACGACAAGGGCAACCGCCCCGTCAACATCCTCCCCCCCGAGAACGAGCCGATCGCCGAGCTGATCTGA